In a single window of the Xylanimonas protaetiae genome:
- the cobA gene encoding uroporphyrinogen-III C-methyltransferase, producing MTGKVWLVGGGPGDPDLITVKGLRLLEDADVIVVDRLGPRALLDTLPRVLSGQTPVIDVGKQPGHHPVRQAEINEILVEQALAGRKVVRLKGGDPYVLGRGGEEVAACVAAGIPVEVVPGVTSAVSVPAAAGIPLTHRGVARAFTVISGHDDVSGLLGGVPGGPEHTVVLLMAIAGLSHTAWALVAGGRSEDTPVAIVEDGYGPRQRTTIATLGTVAQVAAEAGVRNPAVVVVGDVVTLAPDWVGEVAGGTRLWATPQPA from the coding sequence ATGACAGGCAAGGTGTGGCTCGTCGGCGGCGGCCCGGGTGACCCCGACCTCATCACGGTCAAGGGCCTGCGCCTGCTCGAGGACGCCGACGTCATCGTCGTCGACCGCCTCGGGCCGCGCGCCCTGCTCGACACCCTGCCCCGCGTCCTGTCCGGGCAGACGCCCGTGATCGACGTCGGCAAGCAGCCCGGTCACCACCCGGTCCGCCAGGCCGAGATCAACGAGATCCTCGTCGAGCAGGCGCTCGCCGGGCGCAAGGTCGTGCGGCTCAAGGGCGGCGACCCGTACGTGCTGGGCCGCGGCGGCGAGGAGGTCGCGGCGTGCGTCGCGGCGGGCATCCCCGTCGAGGTGGTCCCGGGCGTCACGAGCGCCGTCTCCGTGCCGGCCGCGGCGGGCATCCCGCTGACGCACCGCGGCGTCGCGCGCGCGTTCACCGTCATCTCCGGGCACGACGACGTCTCCGGCCTGCTGGGCGGGGTACCGGGCGGCCCGGAGCACACCGTCGTGCTGCTCATGGCGATCGCCGGCCTGTCCCACACGGCGTGGGCGCTCGTCGCAGGCGGCCGCTCCGAGGACACGCCCGTCGCGATCGTCGAGGACGGCTACGGGCCGCGGCAGCGCACCACGATCGCCACGCTGGGCACGGTCGCGCAGGTCGCGGCCGAGGCGGGAGTGCGCAACCCGGCGGTCGTCGTCGTCGGCGACGTCGTCACGCTGGCGCCCGACTGGGTCGGCGAGGTCGCGGGCGGCACCCGGCTGTGGGC